Proteins from a genomic interval of Xylocopa sonorina isolate GNS202 chromosome 4, iyXylSono1_principal, whole genome shotgun sequence:
- the LOC143422785 gene encoding uncharacterized protein LOC143422785 isoform X3 codes for MTDSQQQFCLRWNNFQANITSQFEALRDDEDFVDVTFACDGRRLQAHKVVLSACSPYFKELFKTNPCKHPIIFMRDVEFQHLQSLLEFMYAGEVNISQAELPTFLRTAESLQIRGLTDSQNNQHNNEKHLKTNNIHTSNGRGLISPNLEEDRSKTPPTSSPPPLKRLCKRSDSPQISSPVPAAVACATGTPRTRPLIEPQVQLDCYKDLDIVEPKIELPEYGSDDDCSPKQEVNALPGGFLSLDSGMEVLPSYPPSYQGGGGGGGGGGGGGGGSLEGGVPGPSHGGNTELNQEQQADLRKLHSLDPRPCPVCNRMYSNLSNLRQHMRLIHNPQSVTCPLCNKPFKTKLYLKRHLVSFHELNVADRHRQEEIYQQQQPKAQQQQTGAQTHLQIQAQQTTDTVKSFTAPRVSLEEATTTLTLENKSRVFQDDAYEINQTNAESKHFQSNMMQFDAAYH; via the exons ATGACGGATAGTCAGCAGCAGTTTTGCTTGCGTTGGAACAACTTTCAAGCTAATATCACCAGCCAATTCGAGGCCCTCAGGGATGACGAGGACTTCGTCGATGTCACCTTCGCCTGCGACGGTAGGCGTCTCCAGGCGCACAAGGTTGTCCTCTCCGCGTGCAGCCCTTACTTCAAGGAGTTATTCAAG ACAAACCCATGCAAGCATCCGATAATATTTATGCGCGATGTGGAGTTTCAACACCTACAATCACTCTTAGAGTTCATGTACGCTGGAGAGGTTAACATATCTCAAGCAGAATTGCCTACATTTTTAAGAACTGCAGAGTCTCTGCAAATCCGTGGCCTCACCGACTCTCAAAATAATCAGCACAACAACGAAAAG CATTTGAAAACAAATAATATACATACATCAAACGGTCGTGGGCTGATCTCACCAAATTTAGAGGAGGACCGTAGCAAAACTCCACCAACCTCAAGTCCTCCACCTCTAAAAAGGCTGTGCAAACGAAGTGATTCGCCTCAAATATCTAGTCCGGTACCAGCTGCGGTGGCCTGTGCAACTGGGACGCCACGCACACGGCCATTAATCGAGCCGCAGGTTCAACTTGACTGTTATAAAGATCTCGATATTGTTGAG CCAAAAATAGAATTACCAGAATATGGAAGTGATGATGATTGTTCTCCAAAGCAGGAGGTCAACGCACTGCCAGGTGGTTTTCTTAGTCTTGATAGCGGCATGGAAGTTTTGCCATCCTATCCCCCTTCTTATCAAG GGGGAGGGGGTGgagggggaggaggaggaggcggcggtggtggctCATTGGAAGGTGGAGTGCCAGGACCATCTCACGGAGGCAATACGGAGCTAAATCAAGAGCAACAAG CTGACCTACGCAAACTGCACTCGCTGGACCCACGCCCCTGTCCTGTCTGCAACCGCATGTACAGTAACTTGTCGAACCTGCGTCAGCACATGCGCCTGATCCACAACCCTCAGAGTGTCACATGCCCCCTCTGTAACAAGCCATTCAAGACCAAGCTCTACCTGAAGCGCCACCTCGTCAGCTTCCACGAGCTCAACGTCGCAGACAGGCATCGTCAGGAAGAGATCTACCAGCAGCAACAACCGAAAGCACAACAACAACAGACCGGAGCGCAAACTCATCTACAAATCCAGGCACAACAAACAACAGATACTGTTAAATCATTTACTGCGCCCAGAGTTTCTCTGGAGGAGGCCACAACAACATTAACTCTGGAAAATAAATCAAGAGTATTCCAAGATGATGCTTATGAGATCAATCAGACCAATGCCGAATCAAAGCATTTTCAAAGCAACATGATGCAATTTGACGCTGCATACCACTAA
- the LOC143422785 gene encoding uncharacterized protein LOC143422785 isoform X4: MTDSQQQFCLRWNNFQANITSQFEALRDDEDFVDVTFACDGRRLQAHKVVLSACSPYFKELFKTNPCKHPIIFMRDVEFQHLQSLLEFMYAGEVNISQAELPTFLRTAESLQIRGLTDSQNNQHNNEKHLKTNNIHTSNGRGLISPNLEEDRSKTPPTSSPPPLKRLCKRSDSPQISSPVPAAVACATGTPRTRPLIEPQVQLDCYKDLDIVEPKIELPEYGSDDDCSPKQEVNALPGGFLSLDSGMEVLPSYPPSYQGGGGGGGGGGGGGSLEGGVPGPSHGGNTELNQEQQADLRKLHSLDPRPCPVCNRMYSNLSNLRQHMRLIHNPQSVTCPLCNKPFKTKLYLKRHLVSFHELNVADRHRQEEIYQQQQPKAQQQQTGAQTHLQIQAQQTTDTVKSFTAPRVSLEEATTTLTLENKSRVFQDDAYEINQTNAESKHFQSNMMQFDAAYH; this comes from the exons ATGACGGATAGTCAGCAGCAGTTTTGCTTGCGTTGGAACAACTTTCAAGCTAATATCACCAGCCAATTCGAGGCCCTCAGGGATGACGAGGACTTCGTCGATGTCACCTTCGCCTGCGACGGTAGGCGTCTCCAGGCGCACAAGGTTGTCCTCTCCGCGTGCAGCCCTTACTTCAAGGAGTTATTCAAG ACAAACCCATGCAAGCATCCGATAATATTTATGCGCGATGTGGAGTTTCAACACCTACAATCACTCTTAGAGTTCATGTACGCTGGAGAGGTTAACATATCTCAAGCAGAATTGCCTACATTTTTAAGAACTGCAGAGTCTCTGCAAATCCGTGGCCTCACCGACTCTCAAAATAATCAGCACAACAACGAAAAG CATTTGAAAACAAATAATATACATACATCAAACGGTCGTGGGCTGATCTCACCAAATTTAGAGGAGGACCGTAGCAAAACTCCACCAACCTCAAGTCCTCCACCTCTAAAAAGGCTGTGCAAACGAAGTGATTCGCCTCAAATATCTAGTCCGGTACCAGCTGCGGTGGCCTGTGCAACTGGGACGCCACGCACACGGCCATTAATCGAGCCGCAGGTTCAACTTGACTGTTATAAAGATCTCGATATTGTTGAG CCAAAAATAGAATTACCAGAATATGGAAGTGATGATGATTGTTCTCCAAAGCAGGAGGTCAACGCACTGCCAGGTGGTTTTCTTAGTCTTGATAGCGGCATGGAAGTTTTGCCATCCTATCCCCCTTCTTATCAAG GGGGTGgagggggaggaggaggaggcggcggtggtggctCATTGGAAGGTGGAGTGCCAGGACCATCTCACGGAGGCAATACGGAGCTAAATCAAGAGCAACAAG CTGACCTACGCAAACTGCACTCGCTGGACCCACGCCCCTGTCCTGTCTGCAACCGCATGTACAGTAACTTGTCGAACCTGCGTCAGCACATGCGCCTGATCCACAACCCTCAGAGTGTCACATGCCCCCTCTGTAACAAGCCATTCAAGACCAAGCTCTACCTGAAGCGCCACCTCGTCAGCTTCCACGAGCTCAACGTCGCAGACAGGCATCGTCAGGAAGAGATCTACCAGCAGCAACAACCGAAAGCACAACAACAACAGACCGGAGCGCAAACTCATCTACAAATCCAGGCACAACAAACAACAGATACTGTTAAATCATTTACTGCGCCCAGAGTTTCTCTGGAGGAGGCCACAACAACATTAACTCTGGAAAATAAATCAAGAGTATTCCAAGATGATGCTTATGAGATCAATCAGACCAATGCCGAATCAAAGCATTTTCAAAGCAACATGATGCAATTTGACGCTGCATACCACTAA